The following DNA comes from Pseudodesulfovibrio alkaliphilus.
GACGGCCTCGTAAGAGCCGGTTCCCGGCCCCAGCGTGGCAATGATCTTGATATGCCTGTCCATGAAAACCCCGTGGGGCGCGACAACGCGCCCTGTTACCGACCAGGACGCAAAAACACCCTGGCATTATTTACTTTTTCTGTCAGCGTGGAGAAGCTTGCCAACCGCCCCACTCCTCCAGGTAGGCCGAAGTCTATGCGTCCGGCCCCGAAAAATCAATGATCCTCGCGGTATTTTGCCGCTGTTTTTTCTCTTTGCTGTTGACTTTCTCAAATTTTTCAATCATCGGTGGAAAGAAGTGGAACTTAGTGTAAAACTAGGGTAAGAATGTGGAGCGAGCAGCCGCTCCGGGGGAACGATGAAATTTCGAGGTCACGCACACAGAAGCCTGGACGACAAGGGACGGCTCATCCTGCCGCCCGAGTTCCGGGACATGATCCGCTCCGGCGTACCGGAGTCGATCATTGTGCTGACCATTTTCGACAAGCACGTTATCGGCATCACCCCGGAGCAGTGGTCGCGGATGGAAGACGAGCTTGAGAAGGTCAAGACCCCGAGCCGGGAGCTGCAAAACACCATCCGCATCCTCTACTCCGGCTATACCGAAACGCCGATGGGAGCACAGGGGCGCATCGCCATCCCCGCCCATCTGCGCAAAAGCGGCAAGCTGGACAAGGATGTGGTGGTCATGGGCGCCGGGCGTCGGTTCGAGATATGGCCTGCGGACAGCTTTGAACGGTTGCTCGACGAGGACTACGACGTGTCCCGCGAACTGGCTGAAAACAACGTCAGTCTGCCCTTCTAGCGATGGAAGGCCGCGTTGATCCCGCGACCCTCCACACGACGGTTCTTTTACATGAAGTGATCGAGTGGCTCCGGCCGAAACCGGGAGGGCGGTATCTGGACGGAACCCTCGGCATGGGCGGCCACAGCCTCGCGCTCATGGAGCGTGCCGGGGCCGGAGCCGAACTTGCCGGACTTGATCGCGATGCGCGAGCCCTGGCCCTGGCCGGCGAGCGGCTCGCAGGAATGGGCGACCGCGCCCATCTTTTCCACCTGCCGTTTTCGAGGTTTGAGGAAGCCTTGGACACACTGGGGTGGGAAACGGTGGACGGGGCCGTTCTCGACCTTGGCGTCTCGTCACTCCAGCTCGATGAAGCAGAGCGGGGATTCAGCTTCATCAGCGACGGGCCGCTGGACATGCGTATGGACCCGGAGTGCGGCCCCTCGGCAGCCGACCTGGTCAATACGCTCAAGCATGGTGATCTGGCGCGGATCATCAGGGCCTACGGGGAAGACCCCCTGGCCGGGAAAATCGCGTCGGCGATACTGAAGGCACGGGACAAGGGAGCGATCACCAGAACGCTCCAACTGGCCGAGATAGTGCGGCTGGCCTATCCGCCCAAGATGCGGCACACGGCCCGCAACCATCCGGCGACCCGGACCTTTCAGGGACTGCGAATAGCGGTCAACAGGGAAACAGAGGAACTTGAACACTACCTTGAAACCATAATCGGGCGGCTTGCGCCCGGTGCGAGAGCGGCCATCATCTCGTTTCACTCCCTGGAGGACAGGGCCGTGAAACGCGCCTTCCTGGCGGCAGCCAGGGGATGCCGCTGCCCGTCGCACCAACTGCACTGCACCTGCGGGGGCGTTCCCTCGTTCAAGGTGCTCACCCGCAAGCCGCAGACGCCGTCCGACGAGGAAGCGGCCCGAAACCCCCGCAGCCGCAGCGCCAAGCTGCGCGTGGCCGAGAGGCTCGGGCCGGATGGAGAAGAGGCATGAGCACGACGGACAAAACCCTTTTATGGATGATCCTCACCCTGCTGGGTGCGGCCCTCTCCCTCGGGCTCGGCGCGGTATGGCTCAACATTGAACGCATGGATCTGGCATACGACCTGCGCAAGATGGAGAAGAGCCTGAACCAGAAGGAGGCTCTGGCCGTGAAACTTTCGGTTGAGAGGAACAACCAGGTTTCACCTTATCAACTCAAAAGGCTCGCCGGTCAGTTGGACCTTGGCGTTGCCGCGCCGGGACAGATACGGCGTATCACCGACACGCAATAGTCGGCGTCAGGCATCATACCGGCGCCGCATAGGGAACACAGGGAACAGGATGGCTCAGGACGGCCAGAGGCGCAAGGATCACAGCAAGGTGAAGATAGGGCTTGTCGCGGCCCTTTTCGCGCTTGCCTTTGCCGGGCTTTGGGTTCGTGCGGGCTGGGTGCAGTTGCACCTTGGCGACGCGCTGCTGACCCAGGCATCGCGCCAGAGCCTTGCCGCCGAATTCGAATACGGCGAGCGCGGCCGAATTTTTGACCGAAACGGCGAGATGCTGGCCACCAGCGTCCAGGCCAACTCGGTGTATGCCAGCCCCTTTGAGATAGCCGATCTCGACGCGGCGGCCACCGCTGTGGCCAAGGCGCTTTCCCTGCCCCGCAAGGACGTGCGCCAGAAACTCTCCGCCAAAAAGCAATTCGTCTGGATCAAACGGCAGGTCAGCGATCGCGAGGCCGCTGCCCTGGCCCGGGCCGACATTCCTGGAATCCGCCTGACCACCGAATATTCCCGCATCTACCCCAACGGCCATCTGGCCGGACAGACGCTGGGCTTCGTGGACATCGACGGTCAGGGGCTGGAAGGAGTGGAGCGCCTCTATGACGCCCGCATGCAGCCGGGAAAGGCCAAGTTCGTGGTCCAGCGCGACGCCAAGGGCAGCCGGCTCTATCTCGACGCCCAGGGCCGGGAAATGAACATCAACGGCCTGGATGTGTTCCTGACCCTCGACACCCACATCCAGCACGCCGCCGAACAGGCCCTGGCCAACGCCATCGCCAAGTACAAGGCCCGGGCGGGCATCGTCCTCGTGGTGGAGGTGGAGACCGGCGACATCCTGGCCATGGCCAACCAGCCCTTCTTCAACCCCAATGCTGTCAAGGGCTCCACTCCCGGCCAGCGCAGACTGCGGGCCGTGACCGACGTGTACGAGCCCGGCTCCACATTCAAGCCTTTCCTTTTCGCCGCCGCCCTGGAAGAAGGCGCCATCAAACCGGACACGCTCATCGACTGCGAGAACGGCCGCTGGCGCGTGGCCAACAAGACCATCCGCGACACCCACCCCAGAAGCTGGATCCCGGCCCACCAGATTATGCGCTACTCCTCCAACATCGGTTGCGCCAAAATCGGCCTGGACATGGGCGCCGACATGTACGCCGACTATCTTTCCAGGCTCGGCTTCGGCGAGAAGACGGACCTCGGCCTGTCGGGCGAGTCCTCCGGGCTGGTCATGCCCCCGGCCAAGTGGACCAGTGTGGATCTGGCGGCCATCAGCTTCGGCCAGGGCATCGGCGTCACTGCCGTGCAAATGGCCCGGGCCTTCCTCTGCCTCGCCAACGAGGGCGTGACGCGCCAGCTCAATCTGGTGCGCGACCCTGCCCCGGCCCGTCCCCATGCGGCGGTGCGCGTCTTCAGCCGCGAAACCTCGGCCACGGTGCTCAGGATGATGCGCGATGTGGTCCACGAGGACGGCACCGGCCGTTCCGCTCGCATCCCCGGCATCACCATGGCAGGCAAAACCGGCACGGCCCAGAAGGCGACCAAGGGAGGCTACGGCGACCAGTATCTCTCCTCCTTCGTGGCCATGGTCCCGGCCGAAGACCCGAAACTTCTGGTCATCACAATGATTGACGAACCGCAGACGGCCAACTACGGCTCCATGGTCGCGGCGCCGGTATGCCGCGACGTGACCGTGCGTACCCTGGCCTATTACGGCAAGGTCTCCGAAACCCTGGAATCCGTGGTGGCCGAAAGGGTCTCCGTGGACTCGCTGGCGGACTCTCCGCTCAACGAGGCCATGGCTCCCCCGGCCGAACACCCCGAGAGCGACACCGTGCCCAACATCAGGGGCCTGACGGTGCGTCGCGCCCTGGAACTCCTGGCCAGACGGGGCATCGTCCCGGTGCTCAAGGGACAGGGCATGACGGTAAAAGACCATAAACCCAATGCGGGACAACCGTGGCCCACGGAACAACAGACGGAGGGAACGGACGATGTTTTTATTCTCTGGCTCTCATAGCGAAAAGAAGGCGAAACGAGGCGTTATGGAATTCGATGCCCTGCTCAAGGAAGCCGCAAAAGGCTTGGTTGTCCGCACGGATTCGCGAAAAATCCTGCCCGGCGACTGCTTTGTGGCCATGCCCGGCACCTCGGTGCGCGGCATAGACTACATCCCCGGAGCGCTGGACCGCGGCGCGGCCTACATCGTGGCCCCGGCCCAGGCCCGCGACCTGGTGGCTCCGGTGGCAGAAAAGCGCGCCCGGGTCGCCTACCACGAAAATCCCGCCGTGGCTCTCGGCGAACTGGCCCGCGCCCACTTCCATCTGCCCGACCGGGACCTCAAGCTGGTGGGCGTCACGGGCACCAACGGCAAGACGACTACCACCTACATCATCGAACACCTGCTTGCGGCCACCGGCCTCAAGGTGGGCGTGCTCGGCACGGTCAGCTACCGCTGGCCCGGATTCTCCATGAACGCGCCCCTGACCACGCCCGACTGCTGGATGATCCACGAGCTGCTCTTCAACATGAAAAAGGCGGATGTGGATGTGGCGGTCATGGAGGTCTCCTCCCACGCCCTGGACCAGTACCGCGTGGCCGGGCTCGACTTCGACGCCGGGGTGCTCACCAACGTCACCCAGGACCACCTGGACTATCACGGCGACATGGAAACATATTTCAATGCCAAGTCCAGGCTCTTCACCGGCTGTCTGCGCCAGGGCCGTCCCGGTATCATCAACTACAACGACCCCTACGGGCGCCGACTGCTGGCCGACCTTGACGACGCCATTGGCTACGGCATCGGGGACACAGCCATCGTCACCCATCAGGTGGGCGACAAGCCCATGGTCCAGGGACGCATCCTCTCCCTCACCGGCCAGGGCATGGAGATCGAGACCTCGTACAAGGGCAAGACCTGGACCGTGCAGTCGCCGCTCATCGGCGCGTACAACGCCATGAACCTCCTGGCCGCCCAGGCCGTGGGCCTACAGCTGGGCCTCACCTGCCGCGACATGCGGGCCCTCAAGGATTTCGCAGGCGTCCCCGGCCGCCTGGAGCGTGTCGTCAACGACCGGGACCTGGACATCTTCGTGGACTACGCCCATACCCCCGACGCCCTGGAGAACGTCCAACACACCCTCAA
Coding sequences within:
- a CDS encoding UDP-N-acetylmuramoyl-L-alanyl-D-glutamate--2,6-diaminopimelate ligase, whose amino-acid sequence is MFLFSGSHSEKKAKRGVMEFDALLKEAAKGLVVRTDSRKILPGDCFVAMPGTSVRGIDYIPGALDRGAAYIVAPAQARDLVAPVAEKRARVAYHENPAVALGELARAHFHLPDRDLKLVGVTGTNGKTTTTYIIEHLLAATGLKVGVLGTVSYRWPGFSMNAPLTTPDCWMIHELLFNMKKADVDVAVMEVSSHALDQYRVAGLDFDAGVLTNVTQDHLDYHGDMETYFNAKSRLFTGCLRQGRPGIINYNDPYGRRLLADLDDAIGYGIGDTAIVTHQVGDKPMVQGRILSLTGQGMEIETSYKGKTWTVQSPLIGAYNAMNLLAAQAVGLQLGLTCRDMRALKDFAGVPGRLERVVNDRDLDIFVDYAHTPDALENVQHTLKSLDFKRLITVFGCGGDRDRAKRPLMARAVARYADVAVLTSDNPRSEPPEAIMDDARPGLAKAARIIEHPDRQTAITLAVAEMEPGDVLLIAGKGHEDYQQIAGTTIHFSDREAAIKAIEETR
- the rsmH gene encoding 16S rRNA (cytosine(1402)-N(4))-methyltransferase RsmH, which produces MEGRVDPATLHTTVLLHEVIEWLRPKPGGRYLDGTLGMGGHSLALMERAGAGAELAGLDRDARALALAGERLAGMGDRAHLFHLPFSRFEEALDTLGWETVDGAVLDLGVSSLQLDEAERGFSFISDGPLDMRMDPECGPSAADLVNTLKHGDLARIIRAYGEDPLAGKIASAILKARDKGAITRTLQLAEIVRLAYPPKMRHTARNHPATRTFQGLRIAVNRETEELEHYLETIIGRLAPGARAAIISFHSLEDRAVKRAFLAAARGCRCPSHQLHCTCGGVPSFKVLTRKPQTPSDEEAARNPRSRSAKLRVAERLGPDGEEA
- a CDS encoding penicillin-binding transpeptidase domain-containing protein, whose product is MAQDGQRRKDHSKVKIGLVAALFALAFAGLWVRAGWVQLHLGDALLTQASRQSLAAEFEYGERGRIFDRNGEMLATSVQANSVYASPFEIADLDAAATAVAKALSLPRKDVRQKLSAKKQFVWIKRQVSDREAAALARADIPGIRLTTEYSRIYPNGHLAGQTLGFVDIDGQGLEGVERLYDARMQPGKAKFVVQRDAKGSRLYLDAQGREMNINGLDVFLTLDTHIQHAAEQALANAIAKYKARAGIVLVVEVETGDILAMANQPFFNPNAVKGSTPGQRRLRAVTDVYEPGSTFKPFLFAAALEEGAIKPDTLIDCENGRWRVANKTIRDTHPRSWIPAHQIMRYSSNIGCAKIGLDMGADMYADYLSRLGFGEKTDLGLSGESSGLVMPPAKWTSVDLAAISFGQGIGVTAVQMARAFLCLANEGVTRQLNLVRDPAPARPHAAVRVFSRETSATVLRMMRDVVHEDGTGRSARIPGITMAGKTGTAQKATKGGYGDQYLSSFVAMVPAEDPKLLVITMIDEPQTANYGSMVAAPVCRDVTVRTLAYYGKVSETLESVVAERVSVDSLADSPLNEAMAPPAEHPESDTVPNIRGLTVRRALELLARRGIVPVLKGQGMTVKDHKPNAGQPWPTEQQTEGTDDVFILWLS
- a CDS encoding division/cell wall cluster transcriptional repressor MraZ produces the protein MKFRGHAHRSLDDKGRLILPPEFRDMIRSGVPESIIVLTIFDKHVIGITPEQWSRMEDELEKVKTPSRELQNTIRILYSGYTETPMGAQGRIAIPAHLRKSGKLDKDVVVMGAGRRFEIWPADSFERLLDEDYDVSRELAENNVSLPF